The proteins below are encoded in one region of Salmo salar chromosome ssa02, Ssal_v3.1, whole genome shotgun sequence:
- the LOC106588056 gene encoding mucin-17 isoform X1, whose product MAFTSLFSSLPNKEYDTAPCEPMKRFQRDERQLEPVKLEKEDGRDAQSRKWPLQRGQQSGPRKRKKGDQQEQCGQAKKSKLHKCPPQSYKDFDSVAQDYNMVKCDFEQPSFDFSRELDFYSDSKEGAYPDHATEKLGWKNRRSGEAKDPDQNKDVQGVNKKKGQEQKKLRWEPQQQRLDNQARGRGGNSARRGGDFTGMGGHGTNQPRVFSNRGGGGSNRGGGGSNRGGGGSNRGGGGSNRGGGGSNRGGGGSNRGGGGSNRGGVRGGGGSNRSGEWSNRGRGCDKRGTDRSLSGGRQFPDDGRLTLETLTGKGKKNMTKEFKDQNALEIDGRLICRHFLRGKCIKGDDCQLEHALDVNYSINEVCKFYVQGSCSKGESCIYMHKSFPCKFFHTYEKCYQGDQCRFSHEPLTELTKQLLEAALKRDKEIEELAKKDKPIHTEEPVATTESATAEETKPVIDIFLNPLRPNFYNSSCPSEPHAEESTPVCQNEVSAEVVEKEIAPPTESIRSPDPPQSAPGFKEPVSYSVEAVLGSHRPLEKPFHSFFAASISQTSQTQPDPLTTTLVPPDSIHPPDPPLNSTCGKRNVPYSVEAVLGFQKPVEKPSCSKFSGSITQTFTLPTEIQSDSPSTTFISPDLISLSRPRLNKRQASYSVEAFSVAQKPVKKTFCSLFAGPISQTSTTPLIQNSANSPINTPGCKRPASYSVKAVLKSHKPVENPFRSLVAGPITQSSRHPDIQTQLDRPSTTLNPPDSIRPPDPPSVYKRPAYYSAKVVLGSPKPLKPSFSSLFAGPISQTSPQPPTQDQADSSSATFGPSDSAPPAGCKRPASYSVTAVLETYKPVENPFCSLFAGTISQTTPDPPSQSLNSPGRKAPASKKPMEKPFSSFFAGPISQTSTNHPPRQTRPNPPSTAFGPPDPIRFSEPLPVCKSRTSSVEAVSESQKSMENPFRSLFAGPLTQTFTSGHLTQTQPDSPRNVTSHSLEAMLETQKPVGKPFRSLFAGPISQTTLPDPPTQTRLYPPIVKPKQEEPDPTPLTEPSTTHSVLRTLFLRLSPCRQEGEQEISNSCRDPGGDGLCSSEDEITRGSTSTGQQRQSQEVEVDELESEREEPEECVLRDELLVIPLEPLMPYVPLGDPRHHRQADITLPRSTFAQDVVWSFEDLAPLPPLSLHHQPSVPLASRSAERTSGPAVGLSSPAGLGPQPSPQDSNSQEAAGEHLIPSRNSGRRQVQVDTPGVHNLPIQAMVRITQRNTDVQPKRLSGQMRCKSGNVGDNKTLKDLFKTFDPTSSPFGQ is encoded by the exons ATGGCATTCACCAGCCTTTTTTCAAGTCTTCCAAACAAAGAATATGACACGGCGCCTTGTGAGCCGATGAAGAG ATTTCAAAGGGATGAAAGGCAACTGGAACCAGTTAAACTGGAGAAGGAGGACGGAAGGGATGCCCAGTCCAGAAAGTGGCCATTGCAAAGGGGTCAGCAGAGTGGCCCCAggaagaggaaaaagggggaccaacAG GAGCAGTGTGGCCAGGCCAAGAAAAGTAAGCTTCATAAATGCCCACCACAATCTTATAAAGACTTTGACTCTGTGGCCCAAGACTACAacatggtgaagtgtgatttcgAGCAACCAAGCTTTGACTTCAGTAGAGAACTGGACTTCTACAGTGACAGCAAGGAGGGTGCATACCCAGATCATGCTACAGAGAAGTTGGGTTGGAAGAACAGGAGGTCCGGAGAAGCCAAGG ATCCTGATCAGAACAAGGATGTTCAAGGTGTAAACAAGAAGAAAGGACAGGAGCAGAAGAAGCTGCGATGGGAGCCTCAGCAGCAGAGACTTGACAACCAGGCCAGAGGCAGAGGGGGAAACTCTGCCAGGAGGGGTGGGGATTTTACCGGAATGGGTGGACACGGAACTAACCAGCCCAGAGTCTTCTCCAACAGGGGTGGAGGTGGTTCCAACAGGGGTGGAGGTGGTTCCAACAGGGGTGGAGGTGGTTCCAACAGGGGTGGAGGTGGTTCCAACAGGGGTGGAGGTGGTTCCAACAGGGGTGGAGGTGGTTCCAACAGGGGTGGAGGTGGTTCCAACAGGGGTGGAGTTAGGGGTGGAG GTGGTTCCAACAGGAGTGGAGAGTGGAGCAATAGAGGTCGGGGCTGTGACAAGAGAGGCACTGACCGGTCACTTAGTGGTGGACGACAGTTCCCAGATGATGGACGTTTAACACTG GAAACTTTGACAGGAAAGGGGAAGAAGAACATGACAAAGGAATTCAAAGACCAGAATGCTTTGGAGATTGACGGAAGGTTAATCTGTCGACATTTCCTCAGGGGAAAGTGCATCAAG GGTGATGACTGCCAGCTAGAACATGCTCTGGACGTCAACTACTCGATCAACGAAGTGTGTAAATTCTACGTCCAGGGATCCTGTTCGAAAGGAGAGAGCTGCATATACATGCACA AGAGTTTCCCCTGCAAGTTCTTCCATACTTACGAAAAGTGCTACCAAGGAGACCAGTGCAGGTTTTCCCATGAACCCCTGACTGAGCTCACCAAACAGCTACTGGAGGCA GCATTGAAGAGGGACAAGGAAATTGAGGAACTGGCTAAAAAGGACAAGCCAATCCACACAGAGGAGCCAGTGGCCACAACGGAGTCGGCGACCGCTGAGGAGACAAAGCCTGTCATTGATATATTCCTGAATCCCCTAAG GCCAAACTTTTACAACAGCTCATGCCCCTCTGAGCCACATGCTGAGGAAAGTACCCCCGTATGTCAGAATGAAGTGTCAGCTGAGGTCGTGGAGAAGGAAATTGCCCCTCCTACAGAGTCCATTCGGTCTCCTGATCCTCCCCAAAGCGCCCCTGGCTTTAAGGAACCGGTTTCTTATTCAGTTGAGGCTGTGCTTGGGTCCCATAGGCCCCTGGAAAAACCCTTCCACAGCTTCTTTGCAGCCTCTATCAGCCAGACCTCACAGACCCAACCTGATCCCCTCACAACTACATTAGTTCCTCCAGACTCTATCCACCCTCCTGATCCACCCCTAAACTCTACATGCGGCAAGAGAAATGTTCCTTATTCAGTCGAAGCTGTGCTTGGATTCCAGAAGCCTGTAGAAaaaccctcctgcagcaaatttTCAGGATCCATCACCCAGACCTTCACACTCCCAACAGAGATCCAATCAGATTCCCCCAGCACTACATTCATTTCTCCAGACCTCATTAGTTTGTCTCGTCCTCGTCTGAATAAGAGGCAGGCTTCTTATTCAGTTGAGGCTTTCTCTGTGGCCCAGAAGCCGGTGAAAAAAACCTTTTGCAGTCTCTTTGCAGGACCGATCAGCCAGACCTCCACTACACCTCTCATACAGAACTCTGCTAATTCTCCCATCAACACCCCAGGCTGTAAGAGACCAGCTTCTTATTCAGTTAAGGCTGTTCTAAAGTCCCACAAGCCTGTGGAAAACCCCTTCCGCAGCCTCGTTGCAGGCCCCATCACCCAGTCCTCTCGCCACCCTGATATACAGACCCAACTAGATCGTCCTAGCACTACATTAAATCCTCCAGACTCCATTAGGCCCCCTGATCCTCCTTCAGTCTATAAGAGGCCGGCTTATTATTCAGCTAAAGTTGTGCTTGGATCTCCTAAACCTTTAAAACCATCCTTCAGCAGCCTGTTTGCAGGCCCCATCAGCCAGACCTCTCcccaacctcccacacaggaTCAAGCAGATTCCTCTAGCGCTACATTTGGTCCTTCAGACTCTGCTCCTCCTGCAGGCTGTAAAAGGCCGGCTTCGTATTCTGTTACGGCTGTGCTTGAGACCTATAAGCCTGTGGAAAACCCCTTCTGCAGCCTTTTTGCAGGAACCATCAGCCAGACCACTCCCGACCCTCCCTCACAGTCCCTAAACTCCCCAGGTCGTAAGGCACCAGCTTCTAAAAAGCCCATGGAAAAACCCTTCAGTAGCTTCTTTGCAGGCCCCATCAGCCAGACATCCACTAACCACCCTCCCAGACAGACCCGACCAAATCCCCCCAGCACTGCATTTGGTCCTCCAGACCCCATTCGGTTTTCTGAGCCTCTTCCAGTCTGCAAGAGCCGGACATCCTCAGTTGAGGCTGTCAGTGAGTCCCAGAAGTCCATGGAAAATCCATTCCGTAGCCTCTTTGCCGGCCCCCTCACACAGACCTTTACTTCAGGCCATCTAACACAGACCCAACCAGATTCCCCTAGAAATGTCACTTCTCATTCACTTGAGGCTATGCTTGAGACTCAGAAGCCAGTGGGAAAACCCTTTCGAAGCCTCTTTGCAGGCCCCATCAGCCAGACAACCCTCCCTGACCCTCCAACACAGACCCGGCTGTATCCCCCCATAGTCAAGCCTAAACAGGAGGAGCCAGACCCAACACCACTCACTG AGCCATCCACAACCCATTCTGTTCTGAGGACCCTCTTCCTACGCCTGAGCCCATGTCGCCAGGAAGGGGAGCAGGAAATCAGTAACAGCTGCAGAGATCCAG GAGGTGATGGCCTGTGTTCCAGTGAAGACGAAATCACCAGAGGATCTACTTCCACAGGACAGCAGAGGCAGAGCCAGGAGGTGGAGGTTGATGAGCTGGAGAGTGAGCGAGAGGAGCCGGAGGAGTGCGTTCTGAGAGATGAGCTGTTGGTGATTCCATTAGAACCGTTAATGCCGTACGTGCCACTCGGTGACCCTCGCCACCATCGCCAGGCTGATATCACCCTGCCACGGTCCACCTTTGCCCAAGACGTGGTGTGGTCCTTTGAAGACCttgcccctcttcctcccctctcactCCATCACCAGCCGTCTGTCCCTCTGGCCTCCCGCTCTGCTGAGAGAACATCAGGTCCTGCTGTTGGACTGTCCAGCCCTGCAGGGCTCGGGCCACAGCCTTCCCCACAGGACTCCAACTCTCAGGAGGCTGCAGGAGAGCATCTCATTCCCTCCAGGAATTCAGGTAGGAGACAGGTCCAGGTGGATACCCCCGGCGTTCACAACCTACCAATCCAAGCGATGGTACGGATCACTCAACGTAACACTGATGTACAACCAAAGAGACTGTCTGGACAAATGAGGTGCAAAAGTGGCAACGTGGGTGACAATAAAACACTGAAAGACCTTTTTAAGACTTTTGACCCCACATCATCTCCCTTCGGACAGTAA
- the LOC106588056 gene encoding mucin-17 isoform X2 has product MAFTSLFSSLPNKEYDTAPCEPMKRFQRDERQLEPVKLEKEDGRDAQSRKWPLQRGQQSGPRKRKKGDQQCGQAKKSKLHKCPPQSYKDFDSVAQDYNMVKCDFEQPSFDFSRELDFYSDSKEGAYPDHATEKLGWKNRRSGEAKDPDQNKDVQGVNKKKGQEQKKLRWEPQQQRLDNQARGRGGNSARRGGDFTGMGGHGTNQPRVFSNRGGGGSNRGGGGSNRGGGGSNRGGGGSNRGGGGSNRGGGGSNRGGGGSNRGGVRGGGGSNRSGEWSNRGRGCDKRGTDRSLSGGRQFPDDGRLTLETLTGKGKKNMTKEFKDQNALEIDGRLICRHFLRGKCIKGDDCQLEHALDVNYSINEVCKFYVQGSCSKGESCIYMHKSFPCKFFHTYEKCYQGDQCRFSHEPLTELTKQLLEAALKRDKEIEELAKKDKPIHTEEPVATTESATAEETKPVIDIFLNPLRPNFYNSSCPSEPHAEESTPVCQNEVSAEVVEKEIAPPTESIRSPDPPQSAPGFKEPVSYSVEAVLGSHRPLEKPFHSFFAASISQTSQTQPDPLTTTLVPPDSIHPPDPPLNSTCGKRNVPYSVEAVLGFQKPVEKPSCSKFSGSITQTFTLPTEIQSDSPSTTFISPDLISLSRPRLNKRQASYSVEAFSVAQKPVKKTFCSLFAGPISQTSTTPLIQNSANSPINTPGCKRPASYSVKAVLKSHKPVENPFRSLVAGPITQSSRHPDIQTQLDRPSTTLNPPDSIRPPDPPSVYKRPAYYSAKVVLGSPKPLKPSFSSLFAGPISQTSPQPPTQDQADSSSATFGPSDSAPPAGCKRPASYSVTAVLETYKPVENPFCSLFAGTISQTTPDPPSQSLNSPGRKAPASKKPMEKPFSSFFAGPISQTSTNHPPRQTRPNPPSTAFGPPDPIRFSEPLPVCKSRTSSVEAVSESQKSMENPFRSLFAGPLTQTFTSGHLTQTQPDSPRNVTSHSLEAMLETQKPVGKPFRSLFAGPISQTTLPDPPTQTRLYPPIVKPKQEEPDPTPLTEPSTTHSVLRTLFLRLSPCRQEGEQEISNSCRDPGGDGLCSSEDEITRGSTSTGQQRQSQEVEVDELESEREEPEECVLRDELLVIPLEPLMPYVPLGDPRHHRQADITLPRSTFAQDVVWSFEDLAPLPPLSLHHQPSVPLASRSAERTSGPAVGLSSPAGLGPQPSPQDSNSQEAAGEHLIPSRNSGRRQVQVDTPGVHNLPIQAMVRITQRNTDVQPKRLSGQMRCKSGNVGDNKTLKDLFKTFDPTSSPFGQ; this is encoded by the exons ATGGCATTCACCAGCCTTTTTTCAAGTCTTCCAAACAAAGAATATGACACGGCGCCTTGTGAGCCGATGAAGAG ATTTCAAAGGGATGAAAGGCAACTGGAACCAGTTAAACTGGAGAAGGAGGACGGAAGGGATGCCCAGTCCAGAAAGTGGCCATTGCAAAGGGGTCAGCAGAGTGGCCCCAggaagaggaaaaagggggaccaacAG TGTGGCCAGGCCAAGAAAAGTAAGCTTCATAAATGCCCACCACAATCTTATAAAGACTTTGACTCTGTGGCCCAAGACTACAacatggtgaagtgtgatttcgAGCAACCAAGCTTTGACTTCAGTAGAGAACTGGACTTCTACAGTGACAGCAAGGAGGGTGCATACCCAGATCATGCTACAGAGAAGTTGGGTTGGAAGAACAGGAGGTCCGGAGAAGCCAAGG ATCCTGATCAGAACAAGGATGTTCAAGGTGTAAACAAGAAGAAAGGACAGGAGCAGAAGAAGCTGCGATGGGAGCCTCAGCAGCAGAGACTTGACAACCAGGCCAGAGGCAGAGGGGGAAACTCTGCCAGGAGGGGTGGGGATTTTACCGGAATGGGTGGACACGGAACTAACCAGCCCAGAGTCTTCTCCAACAGGGGTGGAGGTGGTTCCAACAGGGGTGGAGGTGGTTCCAACAGGGGTGGAGGTGGTTCCAACAGGGGTGGAGGTGGTTCCAACAGGGGTGGAGGTGGTTCCAACAGGGGTGGAGGTGGTTCCAACAGGGGTGGAGGTGGTTCCAACAGGGGTGGAGTTAGGGGTGGAG GTGGTTCCAACAGGAGTGGAGAGTGGAGCAATAGAGGTCGGGGCTGTGACAAGAGAGGCACTGACCGGTCACTTAGTGGTGGACGACAGTTCCCAGATGATGGACGTTTAACACTG GAAACTTTGACAGGAAAGGGGAAGAAGAACATGACAAAGGAATTCAAAGACCAGAATGCTTTGGAGATTGACGGAAGGTTAATCTGTCGACATTTCCTCAGGGGAAAGTGCATCAAG GGTGATGACTGCCAGCTAGAACATGCTCTGGACGTCAACTACTCGATCAACGAAGTGTGTAAATTCTACGTCCAGGGATCCTGTTCGAAAGGAGAGAGCTGCATATACATGCACA AGAGTTTCCCCTGCAAGTTCTTCCATACTTACGAAAAGTGCTACCAAGGAGACCAGTGCAGGTTTTCCCATGAACCCCTGACTGAGCTCACCAAACAGCTACTGGAGGCA GCATTGAAGAGGGACAAGGAAATTGAGGAACTGGCTAAAAAGGACAAGCCAATCCACACAGAGGAGCCAGTGGCCACAACGGAGTCGGCGACCGCTGAGGAGACAAAGCCTGTCATTGATATATTCCTGAATCCCCTAAG GCCAAACTTTTACAACAGCTCATGCCCCTCTGAGCCACATGCTGAGGAAAGTACCCCCGTATGTCAGAATGAAGTGTCAGCTGAGGTCGTGGAGAAGGAAATTGCCCCTCCTACAGAGTCCATTCGGTCTCCTGATCCTCCCCAAAGCGCCCCTGGCTTTAAGGAACCGGTTTCTTATTCAGTTGAGGCTGTGCTTGGGTCCCATAGGCCCCTGGAAAAACCCTTCCACAGCTTCTTTGCAGCCTCTATCAGCCAGACCTCACAGACCCAACCTGATCCCCTCACAACTACATTAGTTCCTCCAGACTCTATCCACCCTCCTGATCCACCCCTAAACTCTACATGCGGCAAGAGAAATGTTCCTTATTCAGTCGAAGCTGTGCTTGGATTCCAGAAGCCTGTAGAAaaaccctcctgcagcaaatttTCAGGATCCATCACCCAGACCTTCACACTCCCAACAGAGATCCAATCAGATTCCCCCAGCACTACATTCATTTCTCCAGACCTCATTAGTTTGTCTCGTCCTCGTCTGAATAAGAGGCAGGCTTCTTATTCAGTTGAGGCTTTCTCTGTGGCCCAGAAGCCGGTGAAAAAAACCTTTTGCAGTCTCTTTGCAGGACCGATCAGCCAGACCTCCACTACACCTCTCATACAGAACTCTGCTAATTCTCCCATCAACACCCCAGGCTGTAAGAGACCAGCTTCTTATTCAGTTAAGGCTGTTCTAAAGTCCCACAAGCCTGTGGAAAACCCCTTCCGCAGCCTCGTTGCAGGCCCCATCACCCAGTCCTCTCGCCACCCTGATATACAGACCCAACTAGATCGTCCTAGCACTACATTAAATCCTCCAGACTCCATTAGGCCCCCTGATCCTCCTTCAGTCTATAAGAGGCCGGCTTATTATTCAGCTAAAGTTGTGCTTGGATCTCCTAAACCTTTAAAACCATCCTTCAGCAGCCTGTTTGCAGGCCCCATCAGCCAGACCTCTCcccaacctcccacacaggaTCAAGCAGATTCCTCTAGCGCTACATTTGGTCCTTCAGACTCTGCTCCTCCTGCAGGCTGTAAAAGGCCGGCTTCGTATTCTGTTACGGCTGTGCTTGAGACCTATAAGCCTGTGGAAAACCCCTTCTGCAGCCTTTTTGCAGGAACCATCAGCCAGACCACTCCCGACCCTCCCTCACAGTCCCTAAACTCCCCAGGTCGTAAGGCACCAGCTTCTAAAAAGCCCATGGAAAAACCCTTCAGTAGCTTCTTTGCAGGCCCCATCAGCCAGACATCCACTAACCACCCTCCCAGACAGACCCGACCAAATCCCCCCAGCACTGCATTTGGTCCTCCAGACCCCATTCGGTTTTCTGAGCCTCTTCCAGTCTGCAAGAGCCGGACATCCTCAGTTGAGGCTGTCAGTGAGTCCCAGAAGTCCATGGAAAATCCATTCCGTAGCCTCTTTGCCGGCCCCCTCACACAGACCTTTACTTCAGGCCATCTAACACAGACCCAACCAGATTCCCCTAGAAATGTCACTTCTCATTCACTTGAGGCTATGCTTGAGACTCAGAAGCCAGTGGGAAAACCCTTTCGAAGCCTCTTTGCAGGCCCCATCAGCCAGACAACCCTCCCTGACCCTCCAACACAGACCCGGCTGTATCCCCCCATAGTCAAGCCTAAACAGGAGGAGCCAGACCCAACACCACTCACTG AGCCATCCACAACCCATTCTGTTCTGAGGACCCTCTTCCTACGCCTGAGCCCATGTCGCCAGGAAGGGGAGCAGGAAATCAGTAACAGCTGCAGAGATCCAG GAGGTGATGGCCTGTGTTCCAGTGAAGACGAAATCACCAGAGGATCTACTTCCACAGGACAGCAGAGGCAGAGCCAGGAGGTGGAGGTTGATGAGCTGGAGAGTGAGCGAGAGGAGCCGGAGGAGTGCGTTCTGAGAGATGAGCTGTTGGTGATTCCATTAGAACCGTTAATGCCGTACGTGCCACTCGGTGACCCTCGCCACCATCGCCAGGCTGATATCACCCTGCCACGGTCCACCTTTGCCCAAGACGTGGTGTGGTCCTTTGAAGACCttgcccctcttcctcccctctcactCCATCACCAGCCGTCTGTCCCTCTGGCCTCCCGCTCTGCTGAGAGAACATCAGGTCCTGCTGTTGGACTGTCCAGCCCTGCAGGGCTCGGGCCACAGCCTTCCCCACAGGACTCCAACTCTCAGGAGGCTGCAGGAGAGCATCTCATTCCCTCCAGGAATTCAGGTAGGAGACAGGTCCAGGTGGATACCCCCGGCGTTCACAACCTACCAATCCAAGCGATGGTACGGATCACTCAACGTAACACTGATGTACAACCAAAGAGACTGTCTGGACAAATGAGGTGCAAAAGTGGCAACGTGGGTGACAATAAAACACTGAAAGACCTTTTTAAGACTTTTGACCCCACATCATCTCCCTTCGGACAGTAA
- the LOC106588082 gene encoding group XIIB secretory phospholipase A2-like protein isoform X1, protein MTHWASLALLLVLSLSIQGTLSQDAEEPAPVDPSPAAPVDPSQAEDEDEWGLNSVRGSFEAVNGYFDSVLELMGGRDGVCQYRCRYGKAALPRPDYQMPEPNGCSAYFLGLPVPNSVDLGIPAMTKCCNQLDMCYDTCGSNKYRCDSKFRWCLHSICSDLKKSLGFMSKVEACETVADTLFNTVWTLGCRPYMNSQREACLCEGEERDEL, encoded by the exons ATGACACACTGGGCCTCCCTTGCTCTCCTTCTGGTTTTGAGCCTCTCCATCCAGGGGACCCTCTCCCAGGACGCTGAGGAACCTGCACCAGTGGACCCAAGCCCGGCGGCCCCTGTCGACCCCTCCCAGGCAGAGGATGAGGACGAGTGGGGACTGAACTCCGTGAGGGGAAGCTTTGAAGCCGTCAATGGATACTTTGACTCCGTGCTGGAGCTTATGGGCGGACGCGATGGAGTGTGCCAGTACCGCTGTCGATATG gtaaagctgctctTCCTCGCCCTGACTACCAGATGCCAGAGCCTAACGGATGCAGCGCCTACTTCCTAGGCCTTCCGGTACCCAATAGT GTTGATCTGGGTATCCCTGCCATGACTAAGTGCTGCAATCAGCTGGACATGTGTTACGACACCTGCGGCTCCAACAAGTACCGCTGCGACTCCAAGTTCCGCTGGTGTCTCCACAGCATCTGCTCTGACCTCAAGAAGAGCCTGGGCTTCATGTCAAAGGTTGAAG CCTGTGAGACGGTAGCAGACACCCTGTTCAACACAGTctggactctgggctgcaggccctACATGAACAGCCAGAGGGAAGCCTGCCtctgtgaaggagaggagagggatgagctTTAA
- the LOC106588082 gene encoding group XIIB secretory phospholipase A2-like protein isoform X2, with product MTHWASLALLLVLSLSIQGTLSQDAEEPAPVDPSPAAPVDPSQAEDEDEWGLNSVRGSFEAVNGYFDSVLELMGGRDGVCQYRCRYGKAALPRPDYQMPEPNGCSAYFLGLPVDLGIPAMTKCCNQLDMCYDTCGSNKYRCDSKFRWCLHSICSDLKKSLGFMSKVEACETVADTLFNTVWTLGCRPYMNSQREACLCEGEERDEL from the exons ATGACACACTGGGCCTCCCTTGCTCTCCTTCTGGTTTTGAGCCTCTCCATCCAGGGGACCCTCTCCCAGGACGCTGAGGAACCTGCACCAGTGGACCCAAGCCCGGCGGCCCCTGTCGACCCCTCCCAGGCAGAGGATGAGGACGAGTGGGGACTGAACTCCGTGAGGGGAAGCTTTGAAGCCGTCAATGGATACTTTGACTCCGTGCTGGAGCTTATGGGCGGACGCGATGGAGTGTGCCAGTACCGCTGTCGATATG gtaaagctgctctTCCTCGCCCTGACTACCAGATGCCAGAGCCTAACGGATGCAGCGCCTACTTCCTAGGCCTTCCG GTTGATCTGGGTATCCCTGCCATGACTAAGTGCTGCAATCAGCTGGACATGTGTTACGACACCTGCGGCTCCAACAAGTACCGCTGCGACTCCAAGTTCCGCTGGTGTCTCCACAGCATCTGCTCTGACCTCAAGAAGAGCCTGGGCTTCATGTCAAAGGTTGAAG CCTGTGAGACGGTAGCAGACACCCTGTTCAACACAGTctggactctgggctgcaggccctACATGAACAGCCAGAGGGAAGCCTGCCtctgtgaaggagaggagagggatgagctTTAA